Part of the Carassius auratus strain Wakin chromosome 8, ASM336829v1, whole genome shotgun sequence genome is shown below.
TTGCTTTAATCAGAGATGACAAAAACATGTCCCTGCAGAGTATAATTGTGTTGCATATGCACTCCAATCAccgatttttatataaaaagagcCTGTTTTTCAACACCTACCGAATCAGCCTCATAGTGCGTGAAGGGCTTATTGTCTGTGATTGATAGTGGGTTTCAGAGACGTCTTTAATAAGCAGTAAGACGCTGGATGCTGAGTCATCACAGCAGATGGCTGCTTTTGAGCAAGCAGACGGCCTGCTACATGTGGTCAATTGATCCACAGATCTCAATTATATCGGCCACATACCTTCACCCTCTCAAAGGTACTGTATGTGGATAATCTGGCCCTGATTAAACAGACAgcatgaaatgtgtgtgtttggtgtaaaGTTACATATAAATAGATAACTGATTGAATTGCTCAAGCAGATGTCTGCTCATGAGCTCAGGCAGACTTTGAGTAGTTTTTAGTATTAATGGCCACCAGTTAATTGGATTCAGAAACCTGTCATACAAAGAAAGGTTATTGCATATCAGCTACTGATAATTAAGATCTCTTATGATCAGGGGACTGATGGTCTCGGTAATTAACACGCTGTATATTCCTCTGAGATTTCAAGTGAAACACTTAAAACAAAGCTACAACTTAGAATATAAGATATAGCCTGTAGCGTTTGTGTCAACATTTTTGTGTAATATAAAATTACACAACTGAAGAAATACAccatatacaaatatattcacTGTTTTCAAAGACCAGGATGCAAAATGGTTgagaatatataaaatgtatatatatatatatatatatattttttttttttttttttttttttattccatcagTGTCACACATCTATGGCAgtccattttatcatttattgcTTTGCTATATAATGTTACTACTagagaatagttttttttattttttttaataagcagcGATTTTGACTtgtcattacatatttaaaaatagtgAGATATAAATTGTTACTATTAATATTTGGAATAGATACTTCTATCTCATATAGGCTGCATTTATGCTGGTgcagaaaatactaatttttactCACATGTGACACAGTTTGGCTATTGTTGCAGacatgcaaatacaaaaatcTGCACAagatcgattttttttttttttttgcattcttgtAAACCACCGCTAAATGTGGTTTTGAATCACATACATATTTGATATCTGGACACCTGACTTGTGTCTAAACACGTACATTTGATTCCTATTGCCAAGCCGTCAGATGCCAGGCAGACTAGTATTTATTAAGTAGGATGGGTATCTAGTGCTAATAAAAGAGACACTTGTAAACATTGGTATAGTTAGTGTCTcatgaataaaatttaaataagcaCCAGCAAATATGTGCAATTTGTCACCAGTTTAAATGGAATGGTTACTTGCCACTACACAGGGATGAATAgcagaaaatcattttttttttaaactgaattagATTCtagttactttattattatttactagtaAAAAGCAAATACTAGTCACATATGAAACGGATACTTTAAGTGTTGAAATGGCTTGCCATAGGCACCTGTTCTCTGGTTCTGTCGCCTTGTGTTATGTAAAAGCCTCATCCACTGCCATGATCTAGCCGACTACATCAATCCTGTGGCGATTTGTGATTCACATTTTCTTATTCCATAACATGCCCTCGGTTTGATGACTTTAATATTACCATTCGACTTAAATAAGTAGTCTGACCTATACTACATTACAGATGTTTGAGTAACAGACAGGCACTCGCTACGGTTGCATCCTGGAGCATTTCACTTGAATTTATTCAAACAGATAGGCCTATACTgtatgtgaaatataaacttaCCTATCCAGCAAATATGATCCCAAAATACACAGCCTCCACCCGCGATATAATCCTCCCGCTTAATTCCTCAAAAACAAATATGACTCCAGGAGCGGGCAAACCAAACTCAGCGCGTGTCCTGTATTCGCTCGGACTGTTTGCCAAAtagcagccacaaatatttatcTGTCGTGACTCCGCATGTCGTGTGACAGATAGCGAGAACGCGCTCGCTGCCGTTGACCGCTGGTTCAATCCATTCCCCGCACCGAGGGGTTTAACTAAAACATGACACTGCACATTCACACTGGAGCGGGATTAAACCAcaccaaaacaaaaccacatagcTTGCCTTTCAGTATACGTTTATCACGTTTATACTATATTAATGAACATTTATGAAACGTTTCAGTCACGTACGCAAGTTGGAATAGTTGCAGCGCTGCTTATCTGTAACAGATTTTGCATTCTAAACAAACAACGTCACATGCATCAGAATTCTTAATATTATTCTGTTCTTCTAACTTTATTTTCCTTTATaaaatgagtgtgttttgtatGGCTAATTCCTTCTTTTCTTGGTATGAGGAGAGCTCTTGTTTCTCTCATGGTCTCCAGGAGATGACTTCAATGGCCGTGGATGCAGCTCTCTGGATGATGGTGTTGGGGTGTGTTCGTCTGGTCTTCAGCAGAGGCACATGCTCCAGCAGCTGGGCCCGGGCCCTAGGAACCTCTGCCAGGACTGTAAGGGCACGGAGGGCATTGACACACACTGCTGTATTCTCACTCACCACCAGCTGCAGCAGCGGAGCAATGGCACCTGCGTCCAGAGCCTCGCTCTTACCTGGAAACAGACAGACAATGAGATCTAGCCTAGTCTAATCTAATATAGGGGGTTTCAAAGTGGGGTCCAGGACCCAAGGGCCACAAGGGAGTGCTAAGGGGTGAGAGGGAAggttcagagagagaaaaaaagtgtatttgaataatactaaattatctaatacataagaataataattaatttataacttCTGATATATCAGATTCTGATATAATGTTTCCTGTTGTAAAGGTTAATTTAAAACACCTAAGAAACACTTCAATGTCTTGATGATGGTCTGGATGCTGGTCAAAACATCAttgtttaaaataagttaattagaccagggttattatagttttaaatattaactttaatctaaactttaactaaaataaaataaaatatttacaaatgttaattttttatttcagctagttgccaaggcaacatgttattttcatttagttcaacttaatctaaaataattcaaatggaaaaaaagaataaaaactatacagaaatatttaaaataaactataaacatgaaaaaaaaactctcaaaatatattaaaactttacaacaacaaaaaaataaaaaaaataaaaattaatttaaattatcgataataataaaaactataatagtatcttaaCTAATTTTTCAAGTTGAATCTCCTCTACTGTTCAGGATGAGCACCTCatttaaaatttctgtttttcatttttgtcattataCTTGAAAGTGTCTAGCTGCCTTTAGAGGGTCCCTTGTGAGGTGACCAAATATATTTGTAGGTCCATGGCATCAAAAAGTCTGAAAACCTCCGATCTAATGTATGTGCATATACAGTAGCCCCATCTAGaggttttaaagggatatttaCTCCCAAATAAAAAATCctctcatcatttattcaccctcatgactctgaatgactttctttcttccttatAACAGAAAagacaatattttgaagaatatagggaacaattgctaaaaaaaaaaaatctatatttctgttccacaaaataaaaaacgtcatacaggtttggagcaacttcACCATCGACTCATAAAGTAGAAGAATGCATTGATTTTGTGCTGACCCTTAGTGATAACAGCCGTGTTCATAATGGTTCCTGCAGCATTAGCGACAACTCCTCGGTCATCATCCGCCAGCAGCTTGACTAATATGGGCAGAAGATGCTCCTCACACACCTTCATCTTCCCATCTGCAGGCACACTTAAGAGAGGAAAAAGGCATGTTTCTTATTTATGTATAAAAGAATACCTGCTCTGATCTCTCACCCTAGTGAGCGTAACCTGATCTAGACGGTTGTGTGCCATGTTACCTGATTCCCACTAAAGCAGAGGAGGCTGCCCGGCGGATGGCAGGGGAGGGGTGAGAGAGCTGGTCTCTCAGGACAGGAACCGCATCACTCTCCAGCGCAGGAAGGGCGTTCACACTCACACAGCAGCTCAGTGTGGAGAGAATTAAAGCACGGATGCTCTCTTCTTCATCAGAGACCTTCAACACCAGTTTAGGCACCAGCCCCATAGACACCATGAACACTGCTCCTGTAAGGACACGACAGAGGACTCATCAAAAGAAAAGCTTCTGAAACACACGTTCCACATAAGAAGTATAAGATTAGTCACCTGAAGGAAATTCGGCGATCCGGTTGAGTGCTTGGTGCACGTTTTTACGACAGGCATTCACAGGGTCCTCAATCAGGCTTGTGAGGGGACCAACAATGTCAAGTTTCAAAAAGGCATCTCTGTGTGAACAAACATATCTATAAACTGAATATTTTAGAAATCAATAGTCAAAATGGCAAAAAGCACTTCTGTTGCAGGTATTTTAGTGTTTTTCTAAAATATCCCCGCAAATGTTAATATTAGATTTTCAtctaaaatgctataaaatattatttgggcAAAAGAAGACCATTTTTCTCACTGGAAATAACAAACTTTTACCTTACATTTATGAAAGCATCAAGAGAgtattaaccccccccccaacacacacactaaaatacagtaaaaacagcaacactgtgaaatgtttttgcactgttttccattttattttatttttttattttatttattcctgcaaGGTTAAAGGtgacttttcagcatcatcagtcttcagtgtcacaagattgttcagaaatcattctaacatgccgaTTTGCAgctcaaaaaatatttcttattactatcactgttgaaaacaatattcgctgcacaatatttttgtggaaactttttttacattataaaatataatttcaatgcatccttgttggataaaagtatttattttacaaattttaaaccttagtgtaattatattttcagcgtgcatatgttatttttttatatataaaaatatatatatatatatatatatatatatatatatatatatatatatatatatatatatatatatatatatatatatatatatatatatatatatttttttttttttttaatatttaaaaatatatacatttaattattgcaagtgcgtttttatatttataaaacaaacatgtaaatataatataaatatacctaaaatattttcctttttgttAAGGTTCAACTAACTCCACATACTGTCAATATACTCAATTTGTGACCTATACTGACATAATTTGACATAAATAACACATATCCTACTATGCCAGGCTAAGCACATTTACAAACTAAAATTGTCAGCCCTTGAGTTCTTGCATGACTCACCTCCCCAAGCTGTGTGAGGCAAGCACATAAAGCACTTCAGTGGTTTTGACCCTGACTAAGTCATCTTCGTCTTGCAGCAAAACTTTAAGTCTTTCCATAC
Proteins encoded:
- the rsph14 gene encoding radial spoke head 14 homolog; translated protein: MASPRTSEQPPPHIDPTQAPVAFGSWAIPRLLLELQDAERFTRQRALAALCDLVHDHERAYDAILSGCMERLKVLLQDEDDLVRVKTTEVLYVLASHSLGRDAFLKLDIVGPLTSLIEDPVNACRKNVHQALNRIAEFPSGAVFMVSMGLVPKLVLKVSDEEESIRALILSTLSCCVSVNALPALESDAVPVLRDQLSHPSPAIRRAASSALVGISVPADGKMKVCEEHLLPILVKLLADDDRGVVANAAGTIMNTAVITKGKSEALDAGAIAPLLQLVVSENTAVCVNALRALTVLAEVPRARAQLLEHVPLLKTRRTHPNTIIQRAASTAIEVISWRP